Proteins from one Thermococcus sp. genomic window:
- the topA gene encoding DNA topoisomerase I — translation MVTLIIAEKPNVARKIAYALAEGKPVRKTIGKVPYYEFTRDGKRIIVAPAVGHLFSLAPKTKTYGYPVFDIEWVPVYVAEKGKGYAKDYIKALATLAKRADEFVVACDYDTEGEVIGYTALKYACGVDPSRAKRMKFSALTKKDLLRAWYNLEPTINFGMADAGIARHVLDWYWGVNLSRALTSAIKRASGKWQVLSTGRVQGPTLKFLVDREKEIQNFKPTPYWVIKMLLEKNGEQYTAVYEKERILDENEAKRIVEEARRGPAFVEKVEVKRQNRHPPVPFDLGTLQREAYSAFGYSPKKTLEIAQRLYERGVTSYPRTSSQKLPKNLNFRSILQNLAKLPEYKPFAHELLGKERLKPVEGKKDDPAHPAIYPTGELPKPGELTKDEANLYDLIVRRFLALFMEPAVREIMKVVINSNSHRFILSGARTVKEGWLKVYGKYVKFDEVILPAFREGEPVKVIQIKREKKKTKPPARYSPAAVIKKMEDLGIGTKATRAQILETLYSRGYIEGKRKIKVTPLGMRVVEALEKNVPDIVSVELTKAFEEKMEDIMAGKADREGVIEESKNQLIKILKVFKERELDIGKMLMETTGTGTTTSKAAARKAGAVKELSEEEEKAVKKAVNKDERGPLVVGKCPKCGGDLVVRYNRRTGKRFVGCSSWPKCNVTYPLLQRGEIIPTDKTCCGGAPVVKIREKGREYEICLDMNCREWKKGKK, via the coding sequence ATGGTCACGCTCATCATAGCCGAGAAGCCCAACGTTGCGAGAAAAATCGCCTATGCCTTGGCGGAAGGCAAACCGGTTAGAAAGACCATCGGCAAGGTTCCCTACTACGAATTCACCCGCGACGGGAAGAGGATAATAGTGGCTCCAGCGGTTGGGCACCTCTTCTCGCTCGCTCCGAAGACCAAAACCTACGGTTATCCCGTCTTCGACATTGAATGGGTCCCCGTTTATGTTGCGGAGAAGGGGAAGGGCTACGCCAAAGATTACATAAAAGCCCTCGCTACCCTCGCCAAGCGTGCCGATGAGTTCGTAGTTGCCTGCGACTACGACACTGAGGGGGAGGTCATCGGCTACACCGCCCTCAAGTACGCCTGCGGCGTTGACCCGTCCCGGGCGAAAAGAATGAAGTTCTCTGCACTCACCAAAAAAGATCTTCTCAGGGCCTGGTACAACCTTGAACCGACTATAAACTTCGGAATGGCCGATGCCGGAATAGCGCGCCACGTCCTCGACTGGTACTGGGGCGTGAACCTTTCCCGTGCCCTGACATCGGCAATAAAGCGCGCCAGCGGCAAATGGCAGGTTCTCTCTACTGGCCGCGTTCAGGGGCCGACCCTCAAGTTCCTCGTTGACAGGGAAAAGGAGATTCAGAACTTTAAGCCGACACCCTACTGGGTCATAAAGATGCTCCTTGAGAAAAACGGGGAGCAGTACACGGCGGTCTATGAAAAGGAGCGCATACTCGATGAAAACGAGGCAAAGCGCATCGTCGAAGAGGCAAGGAGGGGCCCCGCCTTCGTTGAGAAGGTTGAGGTTAAGCGGCAGAATAGGCATCCGCCCGTGCCCTTCGATCTCGGAACCCTCCAGAGGGAGGCATACTCCGCCTTTGGATACTCCCCGAAGAAGACTTTGGAGATTGCACAGCGCTTGTATGAGCGTGGAGTCACGAGCTATCCCCGCACCTCATCACAGAAGCTCCCCAAGAACCTCAACTTCCGCTCCATCCTCCAGAACCTGGCGAAGCTACCCGAGTACAAGCCCTTCGCCCACGAGCTCCTGGGTAAGGAGAGGCTCAAGCCCGTCGAGGGAAAGAAGGACGACCCCGCTCACCCGGCCATCTATCCAACGGGGGAGCTTCCAAAGCCCGGCGAGCTTACCAAGGACGAGGCCAACCTCTACGACCTCATCGTCAGGCGCTTCTTGGCACTCTTTATGGAGCCAGCCGTCAGGGAAATAATGAAGGTTGTCATAAACTCCAACTCCCACCGATTCATCCTGAGCGGGGCCAGGACCGTGAAGGAGGGCTGGCTGAAGGTCTACGGCAAGTACGTCAAGTTCGACGAGGTTATCCTTCCCGCGTTTAGGGAGGGCGAGCCGGTAAAGGTCATCCAGATAAAGCGCGAAAAGAAGAAAACGAAGCCTCCCGCGAGGTATTCCCCAGCCGCCGTCATCAAAAAGATGGAAGACCTCGGCATAGGGACCAAAGCGACCCGCGCCCAGATCCTTGAGACCCTCTACAGCAGGGGCTACATCGAAGGCAAGAGGAAGATAAAGGTCACCCCGTTAGGCATGCGCGTCGTTGAGGCGCTGGAGAAGAACGTGCCCGACATAGTCAGTGTCGAGCTGACGAAGGCATTCGAGGAGAAGATGGAGGACATAATGGCCGGAAAGGCCGACAGAGAAGGTGTCATCGAGGAGAGCAAGAACCAGCTCATCAAGATTCTGAAGGTCTTCAAGGAGAGGGAACTCGACATAGGGAAAATGCTCATGGAGACGACCGGAACAGGCACAACTACCTCAAAAGCCGCCGCCAGAAAAGCCGGTGCGGTAAAGGAGCTCAGTGAGGAAGAGGAGAAGGCCGTCAAAAAGGCCGTGAATAAAGACGAGAGGGGCCCCCTCGTGGTGGGCAAGTGCCCCAAGTGCGGCGGTGACCTCGTGGTGAGGTACAACAGGAGAACCGGTAAGCGATTCGTCGGCTGTTCCAGCTGGCCCAAGTGCAACGTCACATACCCGCTCCTCCAGAGGGGCGAGATAATTCCCACGGACAAGACCTGCTGCGGCGGCGCTCCGGTCGTAAAAATCAGGGAGAAGGGCAGGGAGTACGAAATTTGTCTGGACATGAACTGCAGGGAGTGGAAGAAGGGTAAGAAATGA